Proteins from one Pongo abelii isolate AG06213 chromosome 19, NHGRI_mPonAbe1-v2.0_pri, whole genome shotgun sequence genomic window:
- the SLC25A39 gene encoding probable mitochondrial glutathione transporter SLC25A39 isoform X2, which translates to MADQDPAGISPLQQMVASGAGAVVTSLFMTPLDVVKVRLQSQRPSMASELMPSSRLWSLSYAKWKCLLYCNGVLEPLYLCPNGARCATWFQDPTRFTGTMDAFVKIVRHEGTRTLWSGLPATLVMTVPATAIYFTAYDQLKAFLCGRALTSDLYAPMVAGALARLGTVTVISPLELMRTKLQAQHVSYRELGACVRTAVAQGGWRSLWLGWGPTALRDVPFSALYWFNYELVKSWLSGLRPKDQTSVGMSFVAGGISGTVAAVLTLPFDVVKTQRQIALGAMEAVRVNPLHVDSTWLLLRRIQAESGTKGLFAGFLPRIIKAAPSCAIMISTYEFGKSFFQRLNQDRLLGG; encoded by the exons atggctgaccaGGACCCTGCGGGCATCAGCCCTCTCCAGCAAATGGTAGCCTCAGGCGCCGGGGCTGTGGTCACCTCCCTCTTCA TGACACCCCTGGACGTGGTGAAGGTTCGCTTGCAGTCTCAGCGGCCCTCCATGGCCAGCG AGCTGATGCCTTCCTCCAGACTGTGGAGCCTCTCCTATGCCAAAT GGAAGTGCCTCCTGTACTGCAATGGTGTCCTGGAGCCTCTGTACCTGTGCCCAAATGGTGCCCGCTGTGCCACCTGGTTTCAAGACCCTACCCGCTTCACTGGCACCATG GATGCCTTCGTGAAGATCGTGAGGCACGAGGGCACCAGGACCCTCTGGAGCGGCCTTCCCGCCACCCT AGTGATGACTGTGCCAGCTACCGCCATCTACTTCACTGCCTACGACCAACTGAAGGCCTTCCTGTGTGGTCGAGCCCTGACCTCTGACCTCTACGCACCCATGGTGGCTGGCGCGCTGGCCCGCC TGGGCACCGTGACTGTGATTAGCCCCCTGGAGCTTATGCGGACAAAGCTGCAGGCTCAGCATGTATCATACCGGGAGCTGGGTGCCTGTGTTCGAACTGCGGTGGCTCAGGGTGGCTGGCGCTCACTGTGGCTGGGCTGGGGCCCCACTGCCCTTCGAGATGTGCCCTTCTCAG CCCTGTACTGGTTCAACTATGAGCTGGTGAAGAGCTGGCTCAGTGGGCTCAGGCCGAAGGACCAGACTTCTGTGGGCATGAGCTTTGTGGCTGGTGGCATCTCAGGGACG GTGGCTGCAGTGCTGACTCTACCCTTTGACGTGGTAAAGACCCAACGCCAGATCGCTCTGGGAGCGATGGAGGCTGTGAGAG TGAACCCCCTGCATGTGGACTCCACCTGGCTGCTGCTGCGGAGGATCCAGGCCGAGTCAGGCACTAAGGGACTCTTTGCAG gcttCCTTCCTCGGATCATCAAGGCTGCCCCCTCCTGTGCCATCATGATCAGCACCTATGAGTTCGGCAAAAGCTTCTTCCAGAGGCTGAACCAGGACCGGCTTCTGGGCGGCTGA
- the SLC25A39 gene encoding probable mitochondrial glutathione transporter SLC25A39 isoform X3, whose protein sequence is MADQDPAGISPLQQMVASGAGAVVTSLFMTPLDVVKVRLQSQRPSMASVPSSLQSTGKCLLYCNGVLEPLYLCPNGARCATWFQDPTRFTGTMDAFVKIVRHEGTRTLWSGLPATLVMTVPATAIYFTAYDQLKAFLCGRALTSDLYAPMVAGALARLGTVTVISPLELMRTKLQAQHVSYRELGACVRTAVAQGGWRSLWLGWGPTALRDVPFSALYWFNYELVKSWLSGLRPKDQTSVGMSFVAGGISGTVAAVLTLPFDVVKTQRQIALGAMEAVRVNPLHVDSTWLLLRRIQAESGTKGLFAGFLPRIIKAAPSCAIMISTYEFGKSFFQRLNQDRLLGG, encoded by the exons atggctgaccaGGACCCTGCGGGCATCAGCCCTCTCCAGCAAATGGTAGCCTCAGGCGCCGGGGCTGTGGTCACCTCCCTCTTCA TGACACCCCTGGACGTGGTGAAGGTTCGCTTGCAGTCTCAGCGGCCCTCCATGGCCAGCG TGCCCTCCTCTCTCCAATCCACAGGGAAGTGCCTCCTGTACTGCAATGGTGTCCTGGAGCCTCTGTACCTGTGCCCAAATGGTGCCCGCTGTGCCACCTGGTTTCAAGACCCTACCCGCTTCACTGGCACCATG GATGCCTTCGTGAAGATCGTGAGGCACGAGGGCACCAGGACCCTCTGGAGCGGCCTTCCCGCCACCCT AGTGATGACTGTGCCAGCTACCGCCATCTACTTCACTGCCTACGACCAACTGAAGGCCTTCCTGTGTGGTCGAGCCCTGACCTCTGACCTCTACGCACCCATGGTGGCTGGCGCGCTGGCCCGCC TGGGCACCGTGACTGTGATTAGCCCCCTGGAGCTTATGCGGACAAAGCTGCAGGCTCAGCATGTATCATACCGGGAGCTGGGTGCCTGTGTTCGAACTGCGGTGGCTCAGGGTGGCTGGCGCTCACTGTGGCTGGGCTGGGGCCCCACTGCCCTTCGAGATGTGCCCTTCTCAG CCCTGTACTGGTTCAACTATGAGCTGGTGAAGAGCTGGCTCAGTGGGCTCAGGCCGAAGGACCAGACTTCTGTGGGCATGAGCTTTGTGGCTGGTGGCATCTCAGGGACG GTGGCTGCAGTGCTGACTCTACCCTTTGACGTGGTAAAGACCCAACGCCAGATCGCTCTGGGAGCGATGGAGGCTGTGAGAG TGAACCCCCTGCATGTGGACTCCACCTGGCTGCTGCTGCGGAGGATCCAGGCCGAGTCAGGCACTAAGGGACTCTTTGCAG gcttCCTTCCTCGGATCATCAAGGCTGCCCCCTCCTGTGCCATCATGATCAGCACCTATGAGTTCGGCAAAAGCTTCTTCCAGAGGCTGAACCAGGACCGGCTTCTGGGCGGCTGA
- the SLC25A39 gene encoding probable mitochondrial glutathione transporter SLC25A39 isoform X1, with translation MADQDPAGISPLQQMVASGAGAVVTSLFMTPLDVVKVRLQSQRPSMASELMPSSRLWSLSYAKLPSSLQSTGKCLLYCNGVLEPLYLCPNGARCATWFQDPTRFTGTMDAFVKIVRHEGTRTLWSGLPATLVMTVPATAIYFTAYDQLKAFLCGRALTSDLYAPMVAGALARLGTVTVISPLELMRTKLQAQHVSYRELGACVRTAVAQGGWRSLWLGWGPTALRDVPFSALYWFNYELVKSWLSGLRPKDQTSVGMSFVAGGISGTVAAVLTLPFDVVKTQRQIALGAMEAVRVNPLHVDSTWLLLRRIQAESGTKGLFAGFLPRIIKAAPSCAIMISTYEFGKSFFQRLNQDRLLGG, from the exons atggctgaccaGGACCCTGCGGGCATCAGCCCTCTCCAGCAAATGGTAGCCTCAGGCGCCGGGGCTGTGGTCACCTCCCTCTTCA TGACACCCCTGGACGTGGTGAAGGTTCGCTTGCAGTCTCAGCGGCCCTCCATGGCCAGCG AGCTGATGCCTTCCTCCAGACTGTGGAGCCTCTCCTATGCCAAAT TGCCCTCCTCTCTCCAATCCACAGGGAAGTGCCTCCTGTACTGCAATGGTGTCCTGGAGCCTCTGTACCTGTGCCCAAATGGTGCCCGCTGTGCCACCTGGTTTCAAGACCCTACCCGCTTCACTGGCACCATG GATGCCTTCGTGAAGATCGTGAGGCACGAGGGCACCAGGACCCTCTGGAGCGGCCTTCCCGCCACCCT AGTGATGACTGTGCCAGCTACCGCCATCTACTTCACTGCCTACGACCAACTGAAGGCCTTCCTGTGTGGTCGAGCCCTGACCTCTGACCTCTACGCACCCATGGTGGCTGGCGCGCTGGCCCGCC TGGGCACCGTGACTGTGATTAGCCCCCTGGAGCTTATGCGGACAAAGCTGCAGGCTCAGCATGTATCATACCGGGAGCTGGGTGCCTGTGTTCGAACTGCGGTGGCTCAGGGTGGCTGGCGCTCACTGTGGCTGGGCTGGGGCCCCACTGCCCTTCGAGATGTGCCCTTCTCAG CCCTGTACTGGTTCAACTATGAGCTGGTGAAGAGCTGGCTCAGTGGGCTCAGGCCGAAGGACCAGACTTCTGTGGGCATGAGCTTTGTGGCTGGTGGCATCTCAGGGACG GTGGCTGCAGTGCTGACTCTACCCTTTGACGTGGTAAAGACCCAACGCCAGATCGCTCTGGGAGCGATGGAGGCTGTGAGAG TGAACCCCCTGCATGTGGACTCCACCTGGCTGCTGCTGCGGAGGATCCAGGCCGAGTCAGGCACTAAGGGACTCTTTGCAG gcttCCTTCCTCGGATCATCAAGGCTGCCCCCTCCTGTGCCATCATGATCAGCACCTATGAGTTCGGCAAAAGCTTCTTCCAGAGGCTGAACCAGGACCGGCTTCTGGGCGGCTGA
- the SLC25A39 gene encoding probable mitochondrial glutathione transporter SLC25A39 isoform X4, with translation MADQDPAGISPLQQMVASGAGAVVTSLFMTPLDVVKVRLQSQRPSMASGKCLLYCNGVLEPLYLCPNGARCATWFQDPTRFTGTMDAFVKIVRHEGTRTLWSGLPATLVMTVPATAIYFTAYDQLKAFLCGRALTSDLYAPMVAGALARLGTVTVISPLELMRTKLQAQHVSYRELGACVRTAVAQGGWRSLWLGWGPTALRDVPFSALYWFNYELVKSWLSGLRPKDQTSVGMSFVAGGISGTVAAVLTLPFDVVKTQRQIALGAMEAVRVNPLHVDSTWLLLRRIQAESGTKGLFAGFLPRIIKAAPSCAIMISTYEFGKSFFQRLNQDRLLGG, from the exons atggctgaccaGGACCCTGCGGGCATCAGCCCTCTCCAGCAAATGGTAGCCTCAGGCGCCGGGGCTGTGGTCACCTCCCTCTTCA TGACACCCCTGGACGTGGTGAAGGTTCGCTTGCAGTCTCAGCGGCCCTCCATGGCCAGCG GGAAGTGCCTCCTGTACTGCAATGGTGTCCTGGAGCCTCTGTACCTGTGCCCAAATGGTGCCCGCTGTGCCACCTGGTTTCAAGACCCTACCCGCTTCACTGGCACCATG GATGCCTTCGTGAAGATCGTGAGGCACGAGGGCACCAGGACCCTCTGGAGCGGCCTTCCCGCCACCCT AGTGATGACTGTGCCAGCTACCGCCATCTACTTCACTGCCTACGACCAACTGAAGGCCTTCCTGTGTGGTCGAGCCCTGACCTCTGACCTCTACGCACCCATGGTGGCTGGCGCGCTGGCCCGCC TGGGCACCGTGACTGTGATTAGCCCCCTGGAGCTTATGCGGACAAAGCTGCAGGCTCAGCATGTATCATACCGGGAGCTGGGTGCCTGTGTTCGAACTGCGGTGGCTCAGGGTGGCTGGCGCTCACTGTGGCTGGGCTGGGGCCCCACTGCCCTTCGAGATGTGCCCTTCTCAG CCCTGTACTGGTTCAACTATGAGCTGGTGAAGAGCTGGCTCAGTGGGCTCAGGCCGAAGGACCAGACTTCTGTGGGCATGAGCTTTGTGGCTGGTGGCATCTCAGGGACG GTGGCTGCAGTGCTGACTCTACCCTTTGACGTGGTAAAGACCCAACGCCAGATCGCTCTGGGAGCGATGGAGGCTGTGAGAG TGAACCCCCTGCATGTGGACTCCACCTGGCTGCTGCTGCGGAGGATCCAGGCCGAGTCAGGCACTAAGGGACTCTTTGCAG gcttCCTTCCTCGGATCATCAAGGCTGCCCCCTCCTGTGCCATCATGATCAGCACCTATGAGTTCGGCAAAAGCTTCTTCCAGAGGCTGAACCAGGACCGGCTTCTGGGCGGCTGA